From the genome of Pseudomonas sp. TMP9, one region includes:
- a CDS encoding adenosylmethionine--8-amino-7-oxononanoate transaminase yields MSLNDQWMQRDLKVLWHPCTQMKDHEHLPLVPIKRGEGVWLEDFDGKRYIDAVSSWWVNVFGHANPRINQRIKDQVDQLEHVILAGFSHQPVIELSERLVKMTPAGLDRVFYADNGSSCIEVALKMSFHYWLNVGKPAKKRFVTLSNSYHGETIAAMSVGDVALFTDTYKALLLDTIKVPSPDCYHRPEGVSWEDHSRLMFTHMEQTLAEHGHEVAAVIVEPLIQGAGGMRMYHPIYLTLLREACDRYGVHLIHDEIAVGFGRTGTMFACEQAGIRPDFLCLSKALTGGYLPLAACLTTDEVYQAFYDDYSTLRAFLHSHSYTGNPLACAAALATLDIFEHDNVIEANKALSARMASATAHLADHPHVAEVRQTGMALAIEMVQDKASKTAYPWQERRGLKVYQHALERGALLRPLGSVVYFLPPYVITPEQIDFLAEVATEGIDIATRSSVSVAQGNANYPGFRDPG; encoded by the coding sequence ATGAGCCTGAATGACCAGTGGATGCAACGTGACCTGAAAGTACTCTGGCACCCCTGCACACAAATGAAGGATCACGAGCACTTACCACTGGTGCCGATCAAGCGCGGCGAAGGGGTGTGGCTGGAGGACTTTGACGGCAAACGCTATATCGATGCCGTCAGCTCTTGGTGGGTCAATGTGTTTGGCCACGCCAATCCGCGGATTAACCAGCGCATCAAAGATCAGGTCGACCAACTGGAGCACGTGATTCTTGCAGGCTTCAGCCATCAGCCGGTGATCGAGTTGTCCGAGCGCTTGGTTAAGATGACGCCAGCGGGCCTTGACCGGGTGTTTTATGCTGACAACGGCTCCTCATGCATCGAAGTCGCCTTGAAGATGAGCTTTCATTACTGGCTCAACGTCGGCAAGCCCGCAAAAAAACGCTTCGTCACCCTGAGCAACAGCTACCACGGCGAAACCATCGCCGCCATGTCAGTGGGTGATGTTGCGTTGTTCACCGACACCTATAAAGCGCTGCTGCTCGACACCATCAAAGTGCCCAGCCCGGATTGCTACCACCGTCCCGAAGGCGTGAGCTGGGAGGACCACTCGCGCCTCATGTTCACCCACATGGAGCAGACCCTGGCCGAGCATGGCCATGAGGTCGCTGCGGTGATAGTCGAGCCCCTGATCCAGGGTGCGGGCGGCATGCGCATGTATCACCCCATCTACCTCACGCTGCTGCGTGAAGCCTGCGACCGTTATGGCGTGCACCTGATTCACGACGAAATCGCCGTCGGCTTCGGCCGCACCGGCACCATGTTTGCCTGCGAACAAGCCGGCATTCGTCCGGACTTCCTCTGCCTGTCAAAAGCCCTCACCGGTGGCTACCTGCCACTGGCAGCGTGCCTGACCACTGATGAGGTGTATCAGGCGTTTTATGACGATTACTCGACCCTGCGCGCCTTTTTGCACTCACACAGTTACACCGGCAACCCGTTGGCCTGCGCAGCAGCCTTGGCAACCCTGGATATCTTTGAGCACGACAACGTGATTGAGGCCAACAAAGCCCTCAGCGCCCGCATGGCCAGTGCTACCGCGCACCTAGCCGACCACCCGCATGTCGCTGAAGTGCGCCAGACCGGAATGGCCTTAGCTATTGAGATGGTGCAGGACAAAGCCAGCAAAACAGCCTACCCCTGGCAGGAGCGTCGCGGCCTCAAGGTTTACCAACACGCCCTTGAACGCGGCGCGTTGCTACGCCCATTGGGTAGCGTGGTGTATTTCCTGCCGCCTTATGTGATCACTCCCGAGCAAATCGATTTTCTCGCCGAAGTGGCCACTGAAGGCATCGACATTGCTACCCGCTCCTCGGTCAGCGTAGCGCAAGGCAATGCCAACTACCCGGGCTTTCGCGACCCAGGTTAA
- a CDS encoding 16S rRNA (uracil(1498)-N(3))-methyltransferase yields the protein MRLSRFFIDAPLSLGQQELPEAQAHYIGRVLRHAVGDVVQLFDGSGQEFRGELVEVGKKNVRVELRETLEGLAESPLQIHLGQGLSRGERMDWAIQKATELGATEISLIVSERCEVRLKDERADKRMAHWRQVAISACEQCGRSVLPIINPPISLTEWLEQVCADLKLVLHPVAEPWAKHPQPASLAFLIGPEGGLSDNEVSQAKAQGFHAARLGPRVLRTETAPVVALSVAQQLWGDF from the coding sequence ATGCGCCTCTCTCGTTTTTTCATCGATGCACCCTTGTCCCTCGGCCAGCAGGAGCTGCCAGAAGCCCAAGCCCATTACATCGGCCGCGTACTGCGCCATGCGGTGGGCGATGTGGTGCAGTTGTTCGATGGCAGCGGCCAGGAATTTCGTGGTGAGTTAGTTGAAGTAGGCAAGAAAAACGTGCGCGTCGAGTTGCGTGAAACGCTTGAAGGCTTAGCCGAATCGCCGTTACAGATTCACCTAGGCCAAGGCTTATCACGCGGTGAGCGGATGGACTGGGCGATTCAAAAAGCCACCGAATTGGGCGCTACTGAAATCAGTCTAATCGTCAGCGAGCGCTGTGAAGTACGCCTAAAAGATGAACGCGCAGACAAACGCATGGCGCATTGGCGGCAAGTGGCGATTAGCGCCTGCGAGCAATGTGGCCGTTCGGTGCTGCCCATTATTAATCCGCCAATCAGCCTCACCGAATGGCTGGAGCAGGTTTGCGCTGACTTAAAGTTAGTGCTGCACCCGGTAGCCGAACCGTGGGCAAAGCACCCGCAGCCCGCCAGCCTGGCCTTTCTAATCGGCCCTGAGGGCGGGCTCAGCGATAACGAAGTCAGCCAAGCCAAAGCCCAAGGCTTCCATGCTGCGCGCCTCGGCCCTCGCGTATTGCGCACTGAAACAGCGCCGGTGGTGGCGTTAAGCGTGGCACAGCAGTTGTGGGGCGACTTCTAA
- a CDS encoding chemotaxis protein CheW gives MSQAVVTQNSSNSLTGLLMPLSDRTLLLPNVAVAELIPFRAPHVSEGMPSWFLGQIAWRDLRLPLLSFEAASDGQPTISPGSRVAVINALGGRPAVKFFAVLVQGIPRSIKVGAELLRADVALSPLELDAVQFGEAVLKIPDLVGLEQKLADAGLI, from the coding sequence ATGAGCCAAGCCGTCGTCACTCAAAACAGCAGCAACAGCCTGACCGGCTTGTTAATGCCGCTGTCTGACCGCACGCTGCTGTTGCCCAACGTCGCTGTTGCCGAGCTGATCCCCTTTCGTGCACCGCACGTCAGTGAAGGTATGCCCAGTTGGTTCCTGGGGCAGATTGCGTGGCGTGATCTGCGTCTGCCGCTGTTGTCGTTCGAGGCCGCGTCCGATGGTCAGCCGACAATTAGCCCCGGCTCGCGGGTAGCGGTAATCAACGCCCTCGGCGGTCGTCCTGCCGTGAAATTTTTTGCCGTGTTGGTGCAGGGGATTCCGCGCTCGATCAAGGTCGGTGCCGAGCTGCTGCGCGCAGATGTTGCGTTGTCGCCACTGGAGTTGGATGCGGTGCAGTTTGGTGAGGCCGTGTTGAAAATTCCGGACCTGGTCGGGCTGGAACAGAAGCTAGCCGACGCCGGATTGATCTAA
- a CDS encoding chemotaxis protein CheB: MTEKTAARIAVIADTSLQRHVLQQALTGSGYQVVMNTDPARLDQETLNACETDLWLVDLAQSDDSPLIDNLMENALAPVLFGEGHAPERHSENYPRWERRLFGKLKKLVGDPSQAVGPTLEALLAEAQRPSRLDLPAALADTPLVAGEPARQVWLLAASLGGPAAVKAFLDALPGGMPVAFIYAQHIDPSFEATLPQAVGRHSQWHVNLARHGDALRCGEVVVAPISYELGFSDEGQMQVTDRGWPEPYSPSIDQMMLNLAQHFGALSGVIAFSGMGSDGSAAAAYVLRQGGLIWTQRADSCVCPSMPDSLREGGYSSFSGDPRELAAALVNHLAEQCR, encoded by the coding sequence ATGACTGAGAAAACTGCAGCTCGTATCGCGGTCATTGCCGACACCTCGCTGCAGCGCCATGTGTTGCAGCAAGCGTTGACCGGCAGCGGCTATCAGGTGGTGATGAATACGGACCCCGCGCGCCTCGATCAGGAAACGCTGAACGCTTGCGAGACGGACTTGTGGTTGGTCGATCTGGCCCAATCGGATGACTCACCGCTGATCGATAACCTGATGGAAAATGCGTTGGCGCCGGTGCTGTTTGGTGAAGGCCACGCGCCCGAGCGCCACTCAGAAAACTACCCGCGCTGGGAGCGGCGGTTGTTCGGCAAGCTGAAAAAGCTGGTTGGCGATCCGTCGCAAGCTGTTGGTCCAACCTTGGAAGCCTTACTCGCCGAAGCGCAACGCCCGTCGCGTTTGGATTTGCCTGCTGCGCTGGCGGACACCCCGCTGGTGGCGGGTGAGCCGGCGCGTCAAGTTTGGTTGTTGGCGGCCTCTTTGGGCGGCCCAGCAGCTGTTAAAGCGTTTCTCGATGCGTTGCCCGGCGGCATGCCGGTCGCCTTTATCTACGCCCAGCATATCGATCCCAGCTTTGAGGCCACGCTGCCGCAGGCGGTGGGCCGGCACAGCCAATGGCATGTTAATTTGGCGCGCCACGGCGACGCCCTGCGCTGCGGTGAAGTGGTCGTTGCGCCGATCAGTTACGAGCTGGGTTTCAGTGATGAGGGGCAGATGCAAGTCACCGACCGTGGTTGGCCAGAACCTTACAGCCCGTCAATTGATCAGATGATGCTTAATTTGGCTCAGCATTTTGGCGCATTAAGTGGCGTGATTGCTTTTAGCGGCATGGGCAGTGATGGCAGCGCCGCAGCGGCTTATGTGCTGCGTCAGGGTGGTTTGATTTGGACTCAGCGCGCTGACAGCTGCGTTTGCCCAAGCATGCCGGACAGTTTGCGTGAGGGGGGTTACAGCAGTTTCAGCGGTGATCCGCGTGAGCTGGCCGCCGCCCTGGTCAATCATCTGGCCGAGCAGTGCCGTTAA